TCACGGCCCGTCGCCGGGTTATGAATACAATGGGCAGCTCCACCTTGATAAATCCGATCGAGACAATAATTCGCTCCAACGCAAGGCCGAATATCATCCTCCCTTTTCTGCATAATTTTTTGAACTATGTAAGGGTCGGTCATATGCGCTCGCGTCATCCCCACCATATCAACCTTCCCAGATGCAATGGCGTGCCTCGCCGTGGCGACATCTGGAATTTTAGCAGCGTGAAAAGTCGGGAAATCAGTTGCCGATCGAATTTCTCCAGCAAAGTCTAAATGAGGAGAGTTTGCCATCCCCTGAATTGGGATCACATCTGTAAGACCCGCATCTGTGTCTATGTGGCCTCGAATAACATTTAAGAAATCAATTTGCCCGCTATCCTTTAGCTTTTTAGAGATTGCAAGGCCATCTTCTTTTGTAAGGCCACCTTCAAGTGACTCATCCCCCGTATAACGAATACCTACAATAAAGTCAGGTCCAACCCGTTTTCGGATCTCTGTAAGCACATCAAAAGTCAGTTGCAGTCGATTTTCCAACTCCCCACCATAGGGACCTGACAGGTCATTAGTCAGCGGGGACCAAAACTGGTCCAACAAATGACCATAAGCCTGCAACTCAATCCCATCCATTCCACCCGCTTTCATACGCTCAGCGGCGTCAGCATAATCCTTGATTATCCGCTCAACATCCCAGTCTTCGGCTTTTTTAGGAAAGGCTCTGTGTGCGGGCTCCCGCTCATGAGAGGCTGAAATTACGGGAAGCCAATCTTCTTTGTCCCACCTGGTCCTCCTTCCCAAATGAGTCAACTGGATCATAACAGCCGCACCTTGCTCATGGATAGCATCAGTCAAATCCTTAACCCAGGGAACGACCTCATCTTTATAAACAAGTAAGTTATTGAAAACTGGAGGGCTGTCTTTGGAAACGGCGGCAGAGCCAGCAGTCATTGTCATGGCAACCCCTCCCTTTGCCCGTTCCACATGGTAGGCCCTGTAACGCGCCTTAGGCATGCCATCCTCAGGATAAGCAGGCTCATGAGAAGTCATAATTATCCGGTTTCGCAAAGTGAGGTGCTTCAGCTTGTAAGGCTGTAGAATAGGATCTTTAGACATATACGACCTCCGCTTATGACCTTCTTATTCCACTGTTTAAATTACTTTTTGTTTCAATCATGCATCAACTTTGACATGGCCAATAGGATTGGAGCAACAGGCCAAGATATACCCATCCTCGATGTCTTCATCGGTTATTCCGCCGTTGTGAACCATATGGACGTGGCCTTCTATCCTACGAATTTTACAAGTTCCACATATGCCCATGGTGCAGCCTGATGGTATCACCAAACCTGCATTTCGAGCCGCAACCAGGATATTATCTGCCTCTTTACAGTGAGCCAAAACATCCGAAGCCAAGAATTCAATTGAAGCATTAGTTTTCTCGTCCGGGACAACATCCTCTTGTACAACGTCAGCCTCAATCGAAGGAGCATGAAAACTTTCCTGATGATAGTGATCCATATTAAAACCTAGACCAGCAAGGACCTCCCGCACAGCTTGCATAAAAGGTTCAGGCCCGCAGCAAAACACTTCACGGTCCAGATAATCCTGCGCCATTAGGCCAAGCATCAATTGGTTGAAGCTTCCCAAGTATCCTGTCCACGGCTGAAAAGGATCTGGTTCCTCAACCACCCACTTCAGATCAATCCCTTTAATCCGCGATGCCATATGCTCCAGCGCTTCTTTAAAAATAATTTCAGACGGTCGTTTCGCACAATTGACAAAAATGACATCAGGCTCCCGCCCTAAATCATAGAGATACGTTGTCATGGATTTCATCGGTGTAATGCCGGAGCCTGCGGAGATAAAAAGGTACCGATCCGAAGGGTTGTTGACGATTGAAAATCTTCCCGATGGACCTCTGGCCTTCACTTTCATTCCGGGTCTGAGATTATCCAGCATCCAACGTGTTCCAATAGAATTTTGTTGGGCCTTCACTGTTATCGTTATCGACATGGGCCGACTTGGTGAGGATGAAATAGTGTAGGTCCGATATAAAGGACCACCGGGCACTGGCAATTCAAGTGTTATAAACTGACCTGGATCATAGCTAAACAGCACTCCCGAGGACGCCTGAAAGGAAAAAGTCATTACGTTAGGTGCCTCAGGAAGAAAAGATACGCATTCCAGCAATTCCTTATCGTCCCAGAGGGTCAAATTGGGCTTGTGACGTGAAGACATTACCTTACTCCGCAGCAACCATAGACTCGCCCAAAACTTCCTGGCTCAACAAACCCATATACCAATCCGTAAACTGGATGACCCCGCCTTCCTGAATTTCAGAATACGGACCAGGCTCATACGCAGGTGACTGAATCCCTTTTTGGTTATTTTCGACGACTTCTTTATCTTCCGCATTTGTTGAGAGCCATACCTCTGTCAGCCGGTTCAGATCATAATGACGCCCTTCCTCAGCGTCCTTATGAACCAACCATTTTGTACAAATCTCCGTTTCTGTAGCGCTTATAGGCGATACTCGAAAGACCAGAGAATGATCTGCCATAAAATGATTCCAAGTCGTTGGAAGATTAAAATAGAGGAGTGACCCCGCGTCTTTAAATGGGATTGAAGAGTTTGGAATTTCAACGGCTGACTTAGTATCCATCGTGTAACTCTCTCCTGCGCCAAGCAGAGGCGGTCGCACAAAACGCCAATTCCCGTCTTTTGCAGTAATTAGGGCGGAGGGAGCCCCTACTGCTTCACATCTTTTTACATGCTGCTCCATCAACGGAGCTATGCTGCCGTCACCAATATTTCCAATCAGGCGAGCATCTTCGGGAAATGTTCGGCAAAGAGATGGGTGATTGCCACCACAATGGTAGCATTCCCTATTATTCTCCCAAACCAACTTCCAGTTCGCATTTTCTATGATCGTGCTTTCATATGCGACTTTTGAATTTTCCAAATCGTGTGGCGCCAAGTAACGTCCTGCCACATCAGAAAACACCTCAATATCTGGCGCGACTTCAGCTAGGCAAATATAAATCAAACCGCTAACGTTTCGGCAGTGGACCGGCTTCAATCCATATTGGTCTGGATTGAAATCTTCACCCATATCTCGAGCCCATAAGAGCTTTCCATCCAAATCGTATGTCCATTGATGGTAAGGGCAGACCAGCTTTGGATTCCGTCCTTTTCTCGACTTGCATATAACAGAGCCCCTATGACGGCAGGTATTATGAAACGCCCGAATTACCTTATCTTCTCCGAGCACCAAAATTACCGAAAAAGCTCCAACCTGATGGAGAACAAAGTCCCCTGACTTTTGGAGCTCACAAGCTGGTATCGCAAAAAGCCACTGCTTATAAAAAATATGTTCGAGATCGAAATCATAGATAGCTTGTGACGTATAAAAGTCCTGCTCCAGCGAAAAGCCTGAGACATGACGGGTCAGCATGTCACCAAAAGAAGATTTTAAAGCCACCATCGCAATATTCCATGTGATTACCAACGCAGTGACTTAAACTTTTGACCCCTTCGCGATTTTTGACAATAGTATAAAATTTCAATCTAGATTAGATGAGCTAATGTCAAGATGGGTATAAATTGATCTATTGCAGACTAATGTTTAGGCGTCTCTTAAAATGAAAAGTCCATATGATCTATCCTCAATAAATGCCCTAGTCTGTTTTGAAGCTGCGGCCAGACATCTCAGCTTCAAAAAAGCGGCACAGGAAATGAATGTAACACCGGCGGCGATAAGTCACAGGATTAAAGCGCTTGAGATCGATTTGGGATGTCGGCTATTTAATCGAAGCAATCGAGGTGTCGAACTGACAGAAAAAGGAGCATTCCTAGTTTTTGCCTTACAACGAGGGTTCGAAACCATTTCAGACACAGTTACACTGCTCAAAGACCAGCCAGAAACCGTCGACGTCACGATACGAACAACGACTGCAGTCAGTTCACTCTGGCTCATCCCGAAAATTTCTCAATTTTGGAAATCTCACCCAGACATCACGATTTCGCAAATCGTTAGTGATATCCCTGAGATGACTGCCCGATGCGACCTTAGTATTCAATACAGTAACCCTCTGGAGGAGGGCTCCGAAAACAAAAAGCTCTTTCAGGGCAATATCATCGCAATAGGATCACGCCAATTTGCCGATGACCATCAAATTCTCTCAATCAATGATCTGTTAAATGTACCTCTTATTCATATTCAAAATGATGACACGGTCTGGACAAGCTGGACGGACTGGTTTCATGAATTAGAGTATCCGGGCCCCAAAGGCAGGAGTTTTTATTTGAACAACTATATGATTGGCCTTCAGGCAGCACAGGATGATGTTGGTGCCATTCTTGGATGGGACCGTTTGGTAGGAAAGTTATTGCAAGACGAACAACTGGTTCAGCTTGTGCCAAACAGCATTCCCTCTCCAATGGGGTTTTATCTTAATATCCACCCAAGAGCTTCAGAAAAAGCCCGTATTTTTGCTGATTGGCTCTTGAAAGCCGAATAACGGCACACCTGCATACACCATGTCTTGGAAAACTTGAGAGCTAATCAAGTTTTCCAAATCAGGTTAGACCGACCAGCTCTTAAGATAACTAACCAACGACATTAAAATCGGGACCATAAGGATATCCCGTAATATTCTCGTTTCCATCCTCCGTAATAATCAGGATGTCGTGTTCTCTGTATCCACCACTACCGGGTTTCCCTTCAGGAATTGTCAGCATCGGCTCCATAGATATGACCATTCCAGCTTCTAAAACAGTATCGACGTCTTCTCGAAGCTCTAAACCAGCTTCCCGGCCATAGTAATGGGACAAAACTCCGAACGAGTGGCCGTAGCCGAATGTACGGTATTGCAGTAGATCTCGCTCTTCAAAAAACCGATTTATCTTTTCAGTAACTTCCACACAGGAAACACCAGGTTTTAATAGGCCCATCCCATATTCATGAGCAGCCACATTAGCTTCCCAAACGCTTAAACTTGCGGGATCCACATCCTGAACGAATAAAGTTCTCTCAAGTGCTGTGTAGTAGCCAGAAATCATTGGGAAAGTATTTAGGCTTAATATATCTCCGCGTTCCAGCTGCCGGGAAGTTACAGGGTTATGCGCACCGTCAGTATTAATGCCGGATTGAAACCAGACCCAGGTATCTCGATATTCAGCGTCTGGGAACCGCTTAGCAATCTCAAGTTCCATCGCGTCCCGGCCTGCCATCGCCACATCAATTTCGCGCGCGCCCAAACGAACGGCTTCCCGAATAGCATAACCACCAACGTCGGCAACAGCTGCTCCCTTTCTAATTAGTTCGATTTCCGCAAACGACTTGTTCATACGCTGGAGCATAGTTGCCGGTGCGATATCCACCGTGTTTACCGGGTCGAGAAACTCATCCAGCAAAGCCTTTTGGACAAGGGTCAAATGATCCCCTTCGTAGCCAATGACCTTCCCCTTACCAGAAACGGACCGAATGGCCCGCCAAAAATTATTTCGCTGCCAATCTGTATAGGTGATGTTATCTCCGTGGCATCTGCGCCAGGGCTGAGCGGCATCAATACCAGCGCTAATCGTTACACTTTCATTTTGCGTTACCACCAAGCCATACGGACGCCCAAAACTGCAATATAGAAACCCTGAATAATAGGCAATGTTGTGCATGGAGGTAAAAACGCAGACCTCCACACCTTCTCGGCTCATTGCACTTCTTAATCCTTGCAGCCGGGCATCATACTCTGTCGAAGTAAAGGGGAGCTGTCTCTCCCCTTGATGAAATTGATAAAATTCAGGACGGTCCATCGCGGTTTCCTTCTAGCAGCCTTGCTGCGAGAAGAGGATTTTCCTCACCGCAGCAACGGTAAAGTAAATCCCGGCGTTCAGGATGGAAAACGGGTATTCAAACACAGGCGACGCCATCGCCTACCCGACCAAATTCTATGCAAGAAGTTCCGATCTGTGCAAGAAGCAAATAGCTATGCCTCTCAAAATACAAACATTATTACAACTATCAAAAAAATAAATCAGCATCCCTCCAAAAGAAGAAGCGATAGCCGCTCTTACACCTCATGCTCCTCTTGCAACTGGACTGGCCATTCATCGACTTTGCCTTTACCTGCACAAACCCATGGTGAACTTGCAATATGTACATTTTCCAGCAACTTCAGCCCATTAAACATTATTCGATTGTAATTCCCACCTATGAAGGGAATAGAGAATAAATCTCCTCCACTCCATGGGCAAAATGGATTTCTACGCAACGAGCCGTACATTTCAATTCTAGTTGTTCGCTGAAAACTTGGACTGCGCGCGTGAAAACCATGCGTGTCAGCAACCACCAAAGTATTCGCTGGTACCGACATTTTTTTTGGTTGTCCGTAACCCAGCTCTGAAAGAAGTTCTGGTGATGCTCTTAACGATCCATTGCGGACATGCTCATTATTTATTGACTTGTAATTAAAAGAAATCTCTTGTTCCCAATCTCGACGAGGCTCTGTCATTCTATGAGAACCAGGAACATATGAAAACGGGCCTTCATCCTCATGAACATCATGCAGAAAAAGCCATGCCTTAGAAGTCGAATGGAAAGTATCACTATGTAAAACTGTTTGCGGATCATTTTCATCGACATTTGTAACCGGGTTCGCGTGGACAGATTGAAGACTAATTAATGGCTGCCCTCCGACACCAGCAACATATCTCATCAACTGGATAAACTTAGAACTAAAACAAAACTCTCTCATCGCTGGCAGGAAGGAAAGTTCTGCTCTATCGGTTACCGCTCTTCTGGTTATGGTACTTCCTTGAAGCATATCATATCTTAAAAAATCGGTTTCTTCGACTTCACGCCTAAGACTTTCAAATGTGGATTTTGGCAGAAAATTGTTTATCTGGACAAAGCCATTTGTTTCGTATGATAGCTTTAGCTCACTAGAGAGTGGCTGCCCCAACGTTTTTCTTCTGAAATCAGATAGCCGCTGCGCATACTCAACGCGTTTGATATGCAAACCTTTTCGATTTAGCCATTCGCTTCCTATTATAGGATTTCTCTCAAAGGATTTAGACTTTGAAAAGACCTGCATGCCGTAAAAGGGGTATGCCGCCAAATTTAACAACTTCATTTTTTCCTCTTAATGTCATGTTCAACGCAGCAGGTACTAAGCAATTCCGCCATAGAATTGCGAAAACATTAAAACAAAAAAATATGTGATGTTCAAAAAAATTGAACATGAACTTACATTTATTCAATTTTACTCATTCCATTCCTAGTCTTACATTTCCTCTATCGGAAACAGGAGCAACAAGTGAGCAGGAGGAATATATGCGACTGGCACTCAAAACCGCGAGTTACGGATTACTTCATATTCTGGTCGCCACAACTGTTGCTTATGTATTGACAGGAAACTTGGTCGCGGCTGTGAGCATAGGTCTACTCGAGCCCATAGTCCAAACAGTTGTTTTCTCAATTCATGAATATTTATGGGAGCGTCCCAAAAGTTTTGAGGGAGATACTTATCAGATGGCCCCTCAAAATTAACGTAACGAGTCTCGATTTTTACAAATCCAACATTATCTCAATCAATGCCATCCTATTCAAGGAGATCAAAAATGAGCACAGGAAAATGCCCGGTGATGCATGGAGGGATCACCTCAACCGGAAAATCCAACACAGACTGGTGGCCGAACGCCCTCAATCTAGACATCTTGCACCAGCATGACCGCAAGACTAATCCACTTGGTGAAGATTTCGATTACAGAAAAGAAGTCAAGAAACTCGACTTTGAGGCTGTAAAAAAAGACCTTCATGCCCTGATGACAGATAGTCAGGATTGGTGGCCTGCCGATTGGGGGAACTATGCAGGTTTAATGATCCGGATGGCGTGGCATGCTGCTGGCTCCTATCGATTGGCAGATGGCCGTGGCGGCGGTGGTACTGGCAATCAGAGATTTGCCCCCCTCAATTCCTGGCCGGACAATGTTAGCCTGGATAAAGCCCGCCGCTTACTTTGGCCAATCAAAAAGAAATATGGCAATAAAATCTCTTGGGCCGATCTTATGATTCTGGCCGGAACCATTGCCTATGAGGCTGTCGGCTTGAAAACCTTTGGTTTTGGATATGGCCGTGAAGATATTTGGCACCCAGAGAAAGACGTTTACTGGGGTTCTGAAAAAGAGTGGCTGGGACGTGGACGCTATGACGACGACGACAATGCCGAGTCGCTCGAAAACCCGCTGGCAGCGGTACAGATGGGCTTGATTTACGTCAATCCAGAAGGCGTCGGCGGGAAACCCGACCCGTTGAAAACAGCCAAAGAGGTGAGAGAAACCTTCGCCCGCATGGCAATGAATGACGAAGAGACAGTAGCCCTGACTGCGGGCGGTCATACGATCGGCAAAACACACGGAAACGGTGATGCCAGTAAACTAGGACCTGATCCAGAAACAGCTGATGTTGAAAATCAAGGTTTTGGTTGGAGCAACCCTTCAGGCAAAGGCCACGGCAGAGACACCGTGACAAGTGGTATTGAAGGCGCTTGGACAACTCACCCAACTCAGTGGGATAATGGGTACTTCGAAATGTTGTTCAATCACGAATGGGAATTGAAAAAAAGCCCAGCTGGCGCTTGGCAATGGGAACCGGTCGAGATTGACGAAAAAGACATGCCCGTTGATGTGGAAGATCCCTCCATCCGTTGTAAGCCAATTATGACAGATGCGGATATGGCCATGATTAAAGATCCAATTTATCGGGAAATTTCTGAGCGGTTTTATAAAGATCCCGCCTATTTCTCAGAGGTATTTGCGAGAGCCTGGTTCAAACTGACGCACCGGGACATGGGACCAAAAGTTCGCTATATTGGCCCAGATGTTCCTGCAGAAGACCTGATCTGGCAAGACCCAATTCCAGACGGTCCAACCAATTACGATGTGGAAGCTGCCAAGTCAAAGATAGCCGCTAGCGGTCTTTCCATCAGTGAAATGGTTGCGACCGCCTGGGATAGCGCCCGCACCTACCGTGGCTCTGACATGAGAGGCGGTGCGAACGGAGCTCGGATCCGTCTGGCCCCTCAAAAAGACTGGGAAGGTAATGAACCGACCCGACTAGCAAAAGTTCTTTCTGTTTTAGAACCGATTGCAAGTGAAGTTGGAGCAAGTATCGCGGATATGATCGTTCTGGCAGGTAATGTGGGCATTGAGCAGGCTGCAAAAGCAGGCGGGCACAATATCTCAGTACCATTCACGCCAGGCCGCGGAGATGCGACAGATGCGGATACGGATGCGAGTTCATTCGACTCTCTAGAACCGGTCGCAGATGGTTATCGTAATTGGCTGAAAAAGGATTATGCGGTTACTGCAGAAGAGCTGCTCCTCGACAGAACTCAATTGATGGGTCTTACTGCCCCTGAAATGACAGTTCTAATCGGTGGTATGCGTGTCCTGGGCACCAACTATGGAGGTTCCAAACACGGTGTATTTACAGACCGTGAAGGTGCCTTGACAAACGATTTCTTCGTCAACCTGACGGATATGAAATACGCTTGGAAACCTGCTGCAAAGAACCTCTATAATATTGAGGATCGCAAAACGGGCGAGGTCAAATGGACTGCTACCCGCGTCGATCTGGTGTTCGGCTCCAACTCGATCTTGCGTGCCTATGCAGAAGTCTACGCACAGGATGATGCTAAAGAAAAATTCGTATCCGACTTTGTTGCAGCTTGGTCAAAAATGATGAATGCAGACCGATTTGAAGCCTGACCCTGAGGCAAAAAACACGTACTGAAGTAAGAAAACACGGGCTTAATCAGCCCGTGTTTTCATATATCTGCTTTCTTTAGCCATCAAAAACTTCCATGCTCAGCGCTCCACTCTTCTCTAAGAACGCGCTTCAACACTTTTCCAAGAGCATTTCGGGGAAATTCCTCACGAAACATGACAGCCGCCAGTCGCTGATGCTTGGCCAGTCTTTCATTCGCCCATCGAAGAATATCGTCTTCAACAGCACCTTTTTCCGGAATAATTAGGGCGACTGGAGTTTCGCCCCACTTTTCATGGGGTACCCCGATGACAGTGACGTCTTGGACACTTTCGTTCTCTCCAATAATTGCCTCTATGTCAGCTGGGAAAATATTTAGCCCCCCGGTTATGATCATATCCTTTTTTCTATCCAGGATATAAAGAAACCCGTCTTCATCAAGCTTCCCTATGTCGCCTGAGCGGATCCATGTTTTACCGCGAGGGCATTTCCAAATGAGTTCCGCTGTGGCGTCTGGTCTATTGTGATAGCCCTGCATCATACCAGCGCCTGTTCCTGTGATCTCACCTACCTCCCCAACTGGCAGTTCATTTCCGTCATCATCCAGTATGGTCACATCGAACCCCAAAACAGGAGTTCCAACTGAATTATGTTTTAAGGCATGCATATGGGGACGGCACATAGAGGCAAACCCTTCTGAATATCCGTAAAGCTCATAAAGATTTGGAGTGATCCGCTTTAAAACTTCAGCTTTTGTATCTGGACGAAGAGCCGATCCGGCACAGAGTAATGAACGTAAGCTGCTAAGGTCATAACTTTCCAAATCAGGTTCTGCGAGCGTGTTTATATACTGTGTCGGAACCATAAAGCTGTGTGTTATTCTCTCCCTTTGAATGGTTTCCAGTACTGCTTTGCCGCTAAATTCTGGCAAGACCACTATCGTTCCACCCGCAAAGAGAGCAGGCAGGATCATTAGCCAAGTCCCGTTCGAATAAAGTGCTGTTGTCGTCATCGCACGGCTATCTGCCTGAAACCCCATTTCAATAGCATTTGAATAAGACCAATGCTGGCGCGCTTTATGTGTTTGAACGATCCCTTTGGGCAAGCCCGTCGTTCCCGAGCTATAAATGATGTTAAACTCATCCTGCAGGGAATATTGGACAGCTGGCATGTCGGTGGACATTCCCTCAAGAAAATTGTCAAAATTGAGCCATCCCGGAGCCTCAAAATCGACGCTCACATAATAGTCTTCTTTTACTGTCTTTAAATCACTGCGAACCTGATCAATTCGATCCTGCATTTCAGATGAAGCTATGACCATGCAGGCTTCACTATCATCAAGCAAGCCAGCAATCTGGGACGCTGTCAGCATACCACTTAGAGGGACAACGCACGCACCGGCTCGTACCACTCCATACATTATTTCTAGAGTTTCGACCGAATTTCCCATAAGCACCGCAACGCGATGTCCTTTACCAATTTTCCGGGCCAACAACGCATTTGCAATTCGGCTCATATTTGCGTCGAATTCTCCCCAAAGTCGCCTTTCAGCGCCGCAGATTACGGCCTCCTTATGGGCTGAAAATTTAGCGTGTGTGGCCCATAGATCAGGCAGATATACCTGAGCATCATTTATTTTCTGCTCTGCCATGATTACGCCTCTCCACTTTTCTTGAAACCAGCCAGCTTCGGGTCCTGGATATCACGCTCACCCGCAGCCATCCGCCCCATTTCCTGGAGTGCATAGTCATCGACCATCAAATCACAAAATAATGTCCGCTCGTTCGCCAACCCCACATCAAGGTCTGTGCGCGCAGCGCCCTTGATTAGTTTTTTAATATGACCAATTGCTTTAGGTGACCTTTGGGAAAGCGTTTCTGCTATTTCCATAGCTCTGTTCATGACATCTCCAACAACGCATTCGCTGGCGACACCAATTATGACAGCTTCCTTGGGACCAAATGTTCGCCCCAAAAGCTCCAGCTCTAAAGCTTTAGCCTCTCCAATCAACCTGGTAAGACGCTGAGTGCCTCCCGCCCCAGGCAAAATTCCGAGATTAACTTCCGGAAGCCCTAACTCGTAGGGCCCGTCCTGAACCAGACGTAAATCACAGGCGAGCGCGAGTTCAAACCCACCCCCCATAGCTGTTCCATTAATGGCGGCAATAAAAGGCTTTGGCATCGCTTCGATCCGCCTGAGACAAATGTGAAACAAAGTCTCTGGAACTGGTCGCTCAATGGAGAAAGACAACCCTTTCTCAGCCATTTTCAAGCTACGTTCATATAAAACGGAAACATCATAATGTCGGATAAAAACATCCTGCTGGGAGCCTGTCAGAATAACTACACGAATATCATCATTTTCTTCAATTCGATCCAGGCAGGAGCTGAGTTGTTCTTCAGTTTCGCCATCCATATAACCAGTTGGCGGATTAGCGAAACTTAGGACAGCAATTGAACCCCGTTGATTTAGCTCGACGCGCATCATCTCGCCTCCTCATTAAAGATATCTTCTATTTCGTTTAACCAAATTGGGGAATTTTCAAGATCAATAAACCGCTGCTCATCTTCCAGCAATATGCGGCCCGCTTCGCGACCTTCGGTGGATCGTAAAGCTGTTTCTAGTTCCGTCATCGATCGCCAATATAATTCTGCGACACCATCAAAAGGAACCGATACGTTTCTGACCGCACCCATAGCGGCTCCAATTTCGCACTCAACATGACGGATTTGTGTATATCGATAAACACCCAATGCAGTTTTCAGTTTTCGAACTAATGGCCCGTGGGTCTCTTGCCAATATGAATGAAATTCATCTGCAGTCATTCCTGACTTTCGTCTCAGACAAAATGTCAGCTTCACTTCCCCCATTATATAACCTCCATTTTTATTATCGTTTTGCAGGCGATCAACTTGATCTTTTTAACAGGATATACTGATATTTCGTACTCTGAAAGCTCCGCGTTTGATCCGCTTCAATGAGAAGTCAAATAAGGCTTCGAGAAAATGAAGTTAGCTAAATAGGCAACAACCCCGGAATTCTTCTATTCAAGCGCTTATAGATTTTGAGGTGATTAAACCTAAACACTTTCGCCCCGATTGAGTGCCGTCGAATTTCTGAAATACAAAAAAGCCCGGTGTTGAGACCGGGCTTTTCTACGAAGACCTGACAGGTGGGAGAGATCAGTCAGTTCTGGGTCTTATTTGTAAGTCATTGCGTATTTGTTGTTGTTCTCGTTGCTTTCGACAAGCTGCTTGAAATAGTCAGCTGTGAAGACCATCCGATCACCACGCTCATAGTTGGTTGGCGGAATAGTGATCGTAATTGCTTTGGCCTGACCTGGCGCCAGAGGTGGAATGATGGCATCTGCACCCCAGGACTGGTTGTTTTTCAGGTAATGCTGGCCGAACAACACACCTTGTGGGGCACCTGCTGTTCCCATGTTTTTCACCTGAACAACAAAGGTATCTGTTGTGCCCATTTTCCGTGCTGCACCCAGAACCGCATAGTCTGGCAATTTGATTTTGGCTTTCTGCAGTGTTGCTGCTGGTGCTGCTGAAGTATTGCGCTGAGTGGTTTCTTTGG
This genomic stretch from Sneathiella limimaris harbors:
- a CDS encoding NADH:flavin oxidoreductase, which codes for MSKDPILQPYKLKHLTLRNRIIMTSHEPAYPEDGMPKARYRAYHVERAKGGVAMTMTAGSAAVSKDSPPVFNNLLVYKDEVVPWVKDLTDAIHEQGAAVMIQLTHLGRRTRWDKEDWLPVISASHEREPAHRAFPKKAEDWDVERIIKDYADAAERMKAGGMDGIELQAYGHLLDQFWSPLTNDLSGPYGGELENRLQLTFDVLTEIRKRVGPDFIVGIRYTGDESLEGGLTKEDGLAISKKLKDSGQIDFLNVIRGHIDTDAGLTDVIPIQGMANSPHLDFAGEIRSATDFPTFHAAKIPDVATARHAIASGKVDMVGMTRAHMTDPYIVQKIMQKREDDIRPCVGANYCLDRIYQGGAAHCIHNPATGREVSMPHVIEKAPHRKKVVIVGAGPGGMEAARVAAERGHNVVVFEAASQPGGQVRLTAQSDRRKEMMSIIDWRMAQCTAKGVHFYFNNWAEKETVLNEKPDVVIIATGGLPHTDILVSGNELVVSSWDIISGDVRPGSDVLVYDDAGDHAALQAAELIARSGAKVEIMTPDRSFAPEVMAMNLVPYMRTLQQLDTKFTVTYRLKAVERQGNQLMALIGSDYGGVSKKQPYDQIVVNHGTIPLDELYFDLKPSSVNMGEVDYNALIEGQPQATVRNEEGRYQLFRIGDAVAARNTHAAIYDALRLGMAI
- a CDS encoding hybrid-cluster NAD(P)-dependent oxidoreductase; translated protein: MSSRHKPNLTLWDDKELLECVSFLPEAPNVMTFSFQASSGVLFSYDPGQFITLELPVPGGPLYRTYTISSSPSRPMSITITVKAQQNSIGTRWMLDNLRPGMKVKARGPSGRFSIVNNPSDRYLFISAGSGITPMKSMTTYLYDLGREPDVIFVNCAKRPSEIIFKEALEHMASRIKGIDLKWVVEEPDPFQPWTGYLGSFNQLMLGLMAQDYLDREVFCCGPEPFMQAVREVLAGLGFNMDHYHQESFHAPSIEADVVQEDVVPDEKTNASIEFLASDVLAHCKEADNILVAARNAGLVIPSGCTMGICGTCKIRRIEGHVHMVHNGGITDEDIEDGYILACCSNPIGHVKVDA
- a CDS encoding aromatic ring-hydroxylating oxygenase subunit alpha — protein: MVALKSSFGDMLTRHVSGFSLEQDFYTSQAIYDFDLEHIFYKQWLFAIPACELQKSGDFVLHQVGAFSVILVLGEDKVIRAFHNTCRHRGSVICKSRKGRNPKLVCPYHQWTYDLDGKLLWARDMGEDFNPDQYGLKPVHCRNVSGLIYICLAEVAPDIEVFSDVAGRYLAPHDLENSKVAYESTIIENANWKLVWENNRECYHCGGNHPSLCRTFPEDARLIGNIGDGSIAPLMEQHVKRCEAVGAPSALITAKDGNWRFVRPPLLGAGESYTMDTKSAVEIPNSSIPFKDAGSLLYFNLPTTWNHFMADHSLVFRVSPISATETEICTKWLVHKDAEEGRHYDLNRLTEVWLSTNAEDKEVVENNQKGIQSPAYEPGPYSEIQEGGVIQFTDWYMGLLSQEVLGESMVAAE
- a CDS encoding LysR family transcriptional regulator gives rise to the protein MKSPYDLSSINALVCFEAAARHLSFKKAAQEMNVTPAAISHRIKALEIDLGCRLFNRSNRGVELTEKGAFLVFALQRGFETISDTVTLLKDQPETVDVTIRTTTAVSSLWLIPKISQFWKSHPDITISQIVSDIPEMTARCDLSIQYSNPLEEGSENKKLFQGNIIAIGSRQFADDHQILSINDLLNVPLIHIQNDDTVWTSWTDWFHELEYPGPKGRSFYLNNYMIGLQAAQDDVGAILGWDRLVGKLLQDEQLVQLVPNSIPSPMGFYLNIHPRASEKARIFADWLLKAE
- a CDS encoding aminopeptidase P family protein gives rise to the protein MDRPEFYQFHQGERQLPFTSTEYDARLQGLRSAMSREGVEVCVFTSMHNIAYYSGFLYCSFGRPYGLVVTQNESVTISAGIDAAQPWRRCHGDNITYTDWQRNNFWRAIRSVSGKGKVIGYEGDHLTLVQKALLDEFLDPVNTVDIAPATMLQRMNKSFAEIELIRKGAAVADVGGYAIREAVRLGAREIDVAMAGRDAMELEIAKRFPDAEYRDTWVWFQSGINTDGAHNPVTSRQLERGDILSLNTFPMISGYYTALERTLFVQDVDPASLSVWEANVAAHEYGMGLLKPGVSCVEVTEKINRFFEERDLLQYRTFGYGHSFGVLSHYYGREAGLELREDVDTVLEAGMVISMEPMLTIPEGKPGSGGYREHDILIITEDGNENITGYPYGPDFNVVG